One Halalkalicoccus tibetensis genomic region harbors:
- the trpD gene encoding anthranilate phosphoribosyltransferase — MKDTIERVTEGEDLTQDEAREAAAAVFEGATEAQIGALLAALRAKGETEEEIAGFAEGMRAAARTIAPDRTPLVDTCGTGGDDYDTINVSTTSAIVASGAGVPVAKHGNYSVSSNSGSADVLEELGVEIDAEPPAVERAIEDQGIGFMLAPVFHPAMKAVIGPRKELGMRTVFNVLGPLTNPAGANAQVVGVYDPVLVPILARALSHMDVERALVVHGAGMDEIGLHGETRVAEVRGNEIEEYSLEPADLGLESHPVSAVSGGTPEENAADLEGIVTGEVGGAKREIVLANAGAAIYVAGEADSLAEGAEIAANAIDGGGAAEKLESMRGTVVQ, encoded by the coding sequence ATGAAGGACACAATCGAGCGAGTCACCGAGGGCGAGGACCTGACACAGGACGAGGCACGGGAGGCGGCCGCGGCGGTCTTCGAGGGCGCCACCGAGGCCCAGATCGGCGCGCTGCTCGCGGCGCTGCGCGCGAAGGGCGAGACCGAGGAGGAGATCGCGGGCTTCGCCGAGGGGATGCGCGCGGCCGCGCGGACCATCGCACCCGACAGAACCCCGCTGGTCGACACCTGCGGGACCGGCGGCGACGACTACGACACGATCAACGTCTCGACCACCAGCGCCATCGTCGCCAGCGGCGCCGGCGTCCCCGTCGCGAAACACGGCAACTATTCGGTCTCCTCGAACTCGGGCAGCGCGGATGTCCTGGAGGAACTGGGCGTCGAGATCGACGCCGAACCGCCGGCCGTCGAACGCGCGATCGAGGACCAGGGGATCGGGTTCATGCTCGCGCCCGTCTTCCACCCCGCGATGAAGGCCGTCATCGGTCCCCGAAAGGAGCTCGGGATGCGCACGGTGTTCAACGTCCTCGGGCCGCTGACCAATCCTGCGGGCGCGAACGCCCAAGTCGTCGGCGTCTACGACCCCGTCTTGGTACCTATCCTCGCCCGCGCGCTCTCACACATGGACGTCGAGCGCGCGCTCGTGGTCCACGGCGCGGGCATGGACGAGATCGGACTCCACGGCGAGACTCGCGTCGCCGAAGTCCGCGGAAACGAAATCGAGGAGTACAGCCTCGAACCGGCGGACCTCGGGCTCGAATCCCACCCCGTGAGCGCGGTCTCCGGCGGCACGCCCGAGGAGAACGCCGCGGACCTCGAGGGGATCGTCACCGGCGAGGTCGGCGGTGCGAAACGCGAGATCGTCCTCGCGAACGCGGGCGCGGCGATCTACGTCGCCGGCGAGGCCGACTCGCTCGCGGAGGGCGCCGAAATCGCGGCCAACGCCATCGACGGGGGCGGCGCCGCCGAGAAGCTCGAATCGATGCGCGGGACGGTGGTCCAGTGA
- a CDS encoding type II toxin-antitoxin system VapC family toxin: protein MIVDTDVLIDVMQGDDRATGRIGDLESRRIPLRLSSVSLFELYHGIERVGDPANRRQRIEAVLDSKQVYPADSAVMKKAGRIDGRLAAEGRAVGMGDTIIAATGLVHEEPVLTRNVDHFERIDGLTVESY, encoded by the coding sequence GTGATCGTCGATACCGACGTTCTGATCGACGTGATGCAGGGCGACGATCGGGCGACGGGGCGGATCGGAGATCTAGAGTCCCGGCGGATCCCGCTCCGTCTCTCGTCGGTGTCGTTGTTCGAGTTATACCACGGCATCGAGCGGGTCGGGGATCCCGCGAACCGACGCCAACGGATAGAAGCGGTTCTCGATTCGAAACAGGTCTACCCCGCCGATAGCGCCGTGATGAAGAAGGCCGGACGCATCGACGGACGGCTCGCGGCCGAGGGCCGGGCCGTCGGTATGGGTGATACGATCATCGCCGCAACGGGGCTCGTTCACGAGGAACCGGTCCTGACGCGAAACGTCGATCACTTCGAGCGGATCGACGGGTTGACCGTCGAATCGTACTGA
- a CDS encoding helix-turn-helix domain-containing protein, giving the protein MSVIVECTVPTERFALAETLDRIPGMFIEIERLVAQGPDQIMPYFWASRGNHEAFETAARNDPSVHDLVKLDEFNKAVLYRAVWVQNVETVAYAYTETGAVLLNAMGHDREWELQLRFDDENSVSKFSGYVHDNDFEIDITRLYRPSRPFSKSQLALTEAQHETIIAALEGGYYENPRGITRSELAEEFGISQQALSARIRRAHRLIMENVFTITPPDDE; this is encoded by the coding sequence ATGAGTGTGATCGTCGAGTGTACCGTTCCAACCGAGCGCTTCGCGCTCGCCGAAACTCTAGATCGAATCCCCGGCATGTTCATCGAGATCGAACGCCTCGTCGCTCAGGGCCCCGATCAGATCATGCCCTATTTCTGGGCATCACGCGGTAATCACGAGGCGTTCGAGACGGCGGCGAGGAACGACCCGTCAGTCCATGACCTCGTCAAACTCGACGAGTTCAACAAAGCCGTTCTCTACCGGGCCGTCTGGGTGCAGAACGTCGAAACGGTCGCTTACGCGTATACGGAGACGGGTGCGGTTCTGCTCAATGCGATGGGGCACGACAGGGAATGGGAGCTCCAGCTACGGTTCGACGATGAGAACTCCGTCTCGAAGTTCAGTGGATACGTTCACGATAACGACTTCGAGATCGACATCACGCGTCTCTATCGTCCCTCACGTCCCTTCTCGAAGTCCCAGCTAGCGCTTACGGAGGCCCAACATGAAACGATCATCGCGGCACTGGAAGGGGGATACTACGAGAACCCACGAGGAATAACGCGAAGCGAGCTGGCCGAGGAGTTCGGGATCTCCCAACAGGCCCTCTCCGCCCGGATTCGGCGCGCTCACAGGCTGATAATGGAAAACGTCTTCACCATTACTCCGCCCGACGACGAGTGA
- the trpE gene encoding anthranilate synthase component I has product MIDRETFRERTDVEEPSVVYVGAELDSETTPLAAYGALNTEYGYLLESAEKVASSDPDGAFQPASATATRHARYSFVGYDPEAVVTVRPESADVDVLGDGRLEALMEPNGGDTLDTLRETLPEVPRIGFPEDGHLHGGLVGFLAYDAVYDLWLSEVGVERHEGGTPDAQFVLSTRTLVFDEVEGTLTLSLTPIVFPEDDPDELYDALEAEVERVREALEDADEPETGGFVREGERADPREEYEAIVEETKERVLDGDIYQGVLSRKRELVGEIDPLGLYEALREINPSPYMYLLGYGERTVVGASPETLVSVRDGLVTSNPIAGTCSRGSSPVEDRRLAGEMLADDKERAEHTMLVDLARNDVRRVSKPGSVRVDEFMNVLKYSHVQHIESTVTGELAADSDVDEEPSGAGRTGPFDAFDATRAAFPAGTLSGAPKIRAMEIIDELEREPRGIYGGGIGYYSWTGDADTAIAIRTATIEHGERDRITVQAGAGLVADSDPAAEYEETEKKMGGVLDAIERIEVESEGVLQ; this is encoded by the coding sequence ATGATCGACCGCGAGACGTTCCGCGAGCGCACGGACGTCGAGGAGCCGTCGGTCGTCTACGTCGGAGCGGAGCTCGATAGCGAGACGACGCCGCTCGCGGCCTACGGCGCGCTCAACACGGAGTACGGCTACCTGCTCGAGAGCGCCGAGAAGGTCGCCTCCTCGGATCCCGACGGCGCCTTTCAGCCCGCGAGCGCGACCGCGACCCGCCACGCACGCTACTCCTTCGTCGGCTACGACCCCGAGGCGGTCGTCACGGTCCGGCCCGAGTCGGCCGACGTCGACGTGCTCGGCGACGGACGGCTCGAGGCGCTGATGGAGCCCAACGGCGGCGACACCCTCGATACCCTCCGAGAGACGCTACCGGAGGTCCCGCGGATCGGATTCCCCGAGGACGGCCACCTCCACGGCGGGCTGGTGGGCTTTCTCGCCTACGACGCGGTCTACGACCTCTGGCTCTCGGAGGTGGGTGTCGAACGCCACGAGGGTGGAACGCCCGACGCTCAGTTCGTCCTGAGCACCCGGACGCTCGTCTTCGACGAGGTCGAGGGCACGCTCACGCTTTCACTTACCCCGATCGTCTTCCCGGAGGACGACCCCGACGAGCTCTACGACGCGCTCGAGGCGGAGGTCGAGCGCGTTCGCGAGGCGCTGGAGGACGCCGACGAACCGGAGACCGGCGGGTTCGTCCGTGAGGGTGAACGCGCGGACCCCCGCGAGGAGTACGAGGCGATCGTCGAGGAGACGAAAGAGCGCGTGCTCGACGGCGACATCTACCAGGGCGTGCTCTCGCGCAAACGCGAGCTCGTCGGCGAGATCGATCCCCTCGGGCTGTACGAGGCGCTGCGGGAGATCAACCCCTCGCCGTACATGTACCTGCTCGGCTACGGCGAGCGAACCGTCGTCGGCGCGAGCCCCGAGACGCTGGTCTCGGTGCGCGACGGGCTGGTGACGAGCAACCCGATCGCGGGCACCTGCTCGCGGGGGTCGAGCCCGGTCGAGGACCGCCGGCTCGCCGGCGAGATGCTCGCTGACGACAAGGAGCGTGCCGAACACACCATGCTCGTCGATCTGGCGCGAAACGACGTCCGCCGGGTCTCGAAGCCGGGCTCCGTACGGGTGGACGAGTTCATGAACGTGCTGAAGTACAGCCACGTTCAGCACATCGAGTCGACGGTGACCGGCGAGCTCGCGGCCGATTCGGACGTCGACGAGGAGCCCTCGGGCGCCGGACGGACGGGCCCCTTCGACGCGTTCGACGCCACCCGGGCGGCGTTCCCGGCCGGCACCCTCTCGGGCGCGCCGAAGATCCGCGCGATGGAGATCATCGACGAACTGGAGCGAGAGCCCCGCGGGATCTACGGCGGGGGCATCGGCTACTACTCCTGGACGGGCGACGCCGACACCGCGATCGCGATTCGGACGGCGACGATCGAGCACGGCGAGCGGGATCGGATCACGGTCCAGGCGGGCGCGGGGCTGGTCGCCGACAGCGACCCCGCCGCCGAATACGAGGAAACCGAGAAGAAGATGGGCGGCGTCCTCGACGCGATCGAGCGCATCGAGGTCGAGTCCGAGGGGGTGCTCCAATGA
- the trpG gene encoding anthranilate synthase component II, producing MSLARTKRVLFVDNFDSFTYNLVEYVSEQGAETEVLRNTASLSEIRSTEPDAIVISPGPGHPKNARDVGVTTEVLREVSPEIPTLGVCLGLEAAVYAYGGSVGRAPEPIHGKAFPVEHDGRGVFAGLEQGFQAGRYHSLIATDVPDCFEVTATTDHAGEQLVMGIRHREHPIECVQFHPESVLTGVGHDVIENFLHQCEH from the coding sequence ATGAGCCTCGCCCGCACGAAGCGCGTGCTGTTCGTCGACAACTTCGACTCCTTCACCTACAACCTCGTCGAGTACGTCTCAGAACAGGGCGCCGAAACCGAGGTGCTTCGCAACACCGCCTCGCTTTCCGAGATCCGTTCCACGGAGCCCGACGCCATCGTCATCTCGCCGGGGCCGGGCCACCCGAAGAACGCGAGGGACGTCGGCGTCACCACGGAGGTGCTTCGCGAGGTGAGTCCCGAGATCCCGACCCTAGGGGTCTGTCTCGGGCTCGAGGCCGCCGTCTACGCCTACGGCGGGAGCGTGGGTCGCGCGCCCGAGCCGATCCACGGGAAGGCCTTTCCCGTCGAGCACGACGGCCGGGGCGTCTTCGCCGGGCTCGAACAGGGGTTTCAGGCCGGGCGCTATCACTCGCTGATCGCGACCGACGTACCGGACTGCTTCGAGGTGACGGCGACGACCGACCACGCCGGCGAGCAGCTTGTGATGGGGATCCGCCACCGCGAGCACCCCATCGAGTGCGTCCAGTTCCACCCCGAGAGCGTGCTCACGGGCGTGGGTCACGACGTGATCGAGAACTTCCTACACCAGTGCGAACACTGA
- a CDS encoding universal stress protein, translating to MSPDPDASRSVGADPTRFRVLVPIDASRDVEPSPHLYRLLEAFDPVVLGYYPIPEQTTPEQARGEFEDEAVDRVEGVLAPLLADRAGVESLLVFTPDRVETIERVAEEYACDAVLAPGAIERLERVLVPVRGGTNVGRIVAFVDALVEEVTVGVTLLHVAPEEDRREESELVLRGARERLVEQGLDPGLFDLEVRVADRPIPAIAEVAATHDAVVIGETEPSIRDRLLGDRPERLVEAVGCPVLIVRRDHDESVSGSETS from the coding sequence ATGAGCCCGGACCCCGACGCTTCCCGGTCGGTCGGGGCCGACCCGACCCGGTTCCGGGTGCTCGTCCCGATCGACGCCTCGCGCGACGTCGAGCCGTCGCCCCATCTCTACCGGCTCCTCGAGGCGTTCGACCCCGTCGTCCTGGGCTACTACCCGATCCCCGAGCAGACCACCCCCGAACAGGCCCGGGGGGAGTTCGAGGACGAGGCCGTCGACCGCGTCGAGGGGGTCCTCGCGCCCCTGCTCGCCGACCGGGCCGGCGTCGAGTCGCTGCTCGTGTTCACGCCCGACCGGGTCGAGACGATCGAGCGGGTGGCCGAGGAGTACGCCTGCGACGCGGTGCTCGCACCGGGGGCGATCGAGCGCCTCGAGCGCGTGCTCGTCCCGGTCCGGGGGGGAACGAACGTCGGGCGGATCGTCGCGTTCGTCGACGCGCTGGTCGAGGAGGTCACCGTCGGGGTGACGCTGCTTCACGTCGCGCCCGAGGAGGACCGCCGCGAGGAGAGCGAGCTGGTCCTGCGTGGGGCCCGCGAGCGCCTCGTCGAGCAGGGACTCGACCCCGGATTGTTCGACCTCGAGGTCCGCGTCGCGGATCGCCCGATCCCCGCCATCGCCGAGGTGGCGGCGACCCACGACGCGGTCGTGATCGGCGAGACCGAGCCCTCGATCAGGGACCGCCTCCTCGGGGACCGACCCGAGCGGCTCGTCGAGGCGGTGGGCTGTCCCGTGCTGATCGTCCGGCGGGATCACGACGAGTCGGTGTCGGGTTCCGAGACGTCGTGA
- a CDS encoding CBS domain-containing protein has product MDIDDIATTEYTEADVGERFGKIRAAFEESNPKAIVITDDGEYAGIVTERQILQSHVEDNTKASAFMRSAPGIDRGEDIREVARMLVEGGTSVAPVFEGEELWGIITANAVLESVLENLDAITVEQIYTDEVVSVNRDTTVGRAINLLREHAISRLPVLADDGQLEGVVTTHDLRDVIIRDMDKATVGDRGGDLERILDIPVYDVMNSPVETASREEAVSAAVGRMFDHDYNGLIVTADPDDRQVTGVVTKTDVLRALTFTEDEHMDVQITNIALLDTLSREDVRADITGVTDKYRRMQVHHAHVRFQEHKEKLRGTPLIHCQIRLRTNRGQVAGSGEGYGANSAFHVALDKLERNVLEMKGVESDEEYEGQLLRKLNEI; this is encoded by the coding sequence ATGGATATCGATGATATAGCGACCACCGAGTACACGGAGGCCGACGTCGGAGAACGCTTCGGGAAGATCCGAGCCGCCTTCGAGGAGTCGAACCCGAAGGCGATCGTGATCACCGATGACGGCGAGTACGCCGGCATCGTGACCGAGCGCCAGATCCTCCAGTCACACGTCGAGGACAACACCAAGGCCTCGGCGTTCATGCGTTCGGCCCCGGGGATCGACCGCGGGGAGGACATCCGTGAGGTCGCGCGCATGCTCGTCGAGGGCGGCACCTCCGTCGCGCCGGTCTTCGAGGGCGAGGAGCTGTGGGGAATCATCACCGCCAACGCGGTCCTCGAGAGCGTCCTCGAGAACCTCGACGCGATCACCGTCGAGCAGATCTACACCGACGAGGTCGTCTCGGTCAACCGCGACACCACCGTCGGCCGGGCGATCAACCTCCTTCGGGAACACGCCATCTCCCGGCTGCCCGTCCTCGCCGACGACGGCCAGCTCGAGGGCGTCGTCACGACCCACGACCTCCGGGACGTGATCATCCGCGACATGGACAAGGCCACCGTCGGCGACCGGGGCGGCGACCTCGAGCGCATCCTCGATATACCGGTGTACGACGTGATGAACAGCCCCGTCGAGACCGCCTCCCGCGAGGAGGCCGTCAGCGCCGCGGTCGGTCGGATGTTCGACCACGACTACAACGGGCTGATCGTCACCGCCGACCCGGACGACCGGCAGGTCACGGGCGTCGTCACCAAGACGGACGTCCTGCGCGCGCTCACCTTCACCGAGGACGAACATATGGACGTCCAGATCACCAATATCGCGCTGCTCGATACCCTCTCCCGGGAGGACGTCCGCGCGGACATCACCGGCGTCACCGACAAGTACCGCCGGATGCAGGTCCACCACGCCCACGTCCGGTTCCAGGAACACAAGGAGAAGCTCCGCGGGACGCCGCTGATCCACTGCCAGATCCGCCTGCGCACCAACCGCGGGCAGGTCGCCGGTAGCGGCGAGGGCTACGGCGCGAACTCCGCGTTCCACGTCGCGCTCGACAAACTGGAGCGCAACGTCCTCGAGATGAAGGGCGTCGAGAGCGACGAGGAGTACGAGGGGCAACTACTGAGAAAGCTCAACGAGATCTGA
- a CDS encoding helix-turn-helix domain-containing protein, with protein MATIIEIRIPVEEFALAETIENASELRIEIEQLVAQNSESAMPFVWATTDDHAAFERALSGDPSVEEFSALAETGEDRLYQLRWATGVEHVLYLILKKGGGIRNASIHTNDDAWTVQLLCPARDMSSEIYEFCEDNDLSLTVDAIYDLDGNRGSGHGLTKRQYESLLEADEMGYYDVPRHITLSELAERLDVSHQALSERLRRGHGALVDRHLNSTGPLRLEEPHNR; from the coding sequence ATGGCGACCATCATCGAGATCCGCATACCCGTCGAGGAGTTCGCATTGGCAGAGACCATCGAGAACGCATCGGAGCTTCGTATCGAAATCGAGCAGCTCGTCGCTCAGAACTCCGAGTCGGCCATGCCGTTCGTGTGGGCCACTACCGATGATCACGCCGCCTTCGAGCGAGCACTCTCCGGTGACCCCAGCGTCGAGGAGTTCTCGGCGCTGGCCGAAACCGGCGAGGACCGACTGTATCAGTTGAGATGGGCCACCGGGGTCGAGCACGTACTCTACCTCATCTTGAAGAAGGGGGGAGGGATACGGAACGCAAGCATACATACGAACGACGACGCATGGACTGTTCAACTACTCTGCCCTGCGCGCGATATGAGCTCGGAGATCTACGAGTTCTGTGAGGACAACGATCTCTCGCTCACCGTCGATGCTATTTATGACCTCGACGGCAATAGGGGTTCAGGACACGGACTAACGAAACGTCAATACGAGTCGCTCCTCGAAGCCGACGAGATGGGCTACTACGACGTCCCACGGCACATCACGCTCTCGGAGCTCGCAGAGCGGCTTGACGTCTCACACCAAGCTCTCTCCGAGCGCCTCCGACGTGGGCATGGCGCCCTCGTCGACCGGCATCTGAACTCGACGGGCCCGCTTCGGCTCGAAGAACCACACAACCGGTAG
- a CDS encoding phosphoribosylanthranilate isomerase, which produces MTRVKVCGHAREDDVAASVEVGADAIGVISGVPVDSPRAVDPERAAELLEGVPPFVTGVLVTMPETPEEAIELVERTRPDVLQIHGPFEPTDLEAVKETITRPVIKSVDASEPEEARAFDSVADTLLVDSTDASGAGGTGRTHDWERTGELVRELDSPVILAGGLTPGNVARAIESAEPFGVDAASGVESEGGVKDHEAVDQFVRRAQEAKEEVPAR; this is translated from the coding sequence GTGACCCGCGTGAAGGTCTGCGGGCACGCCCGCGAGGACGACGTCGCGGCCTCAGTAGAGGTCGGCGCGGACGCGATCGGCGTCATCAGCGGCGTCCCCGTCGACAGCCCCCGTGCCGTCGATCCCGAGCGGGCCGCGGAACTCCTCGAAGGGGTCCCCCCGTTCGTGACCGGCGTGCTCGTGACGATGCCCGAAACCCCCGAGGAGGCGATCGAACTGGTCGAACGCACCCGCCCCGACGTCCTCCAGATTCACGGCCCGTTCGAGCCCACCGACCTCGAAGCAGTGAAGGAAACGATCACCCGGCCGGTGATCAAGTCCGTCGACGCAAGCGAGCCCGAGGAGGCCCGCGCGTTCGATTCGGTCGCCGACACCCTATTGGTGGACTCGACCGACGCGAGCGGGGCGGGCGGCACCGGACGAACCCACGACTGGGAGCGGACGGGCGAACTCGTCCGGGAGCTCGATTCCCCCGTGATCCTCGCGGGCGGGCTCACCCCCGGGAACGTCGCGCGGGCTATCGAGAGCGCGGAGCCCTTCGGCGTCGACGCCGCCAGCGGGGTCGAGAGCGAGGGCGGCGTGAAGGACCACGAGGCCGTGGACCAGTTCGTCCGCCGGGCGCAGGAAGCGAAGGAGGAGGTGCCGGCACGATGA
- a CDS encoding APC family permease yields the protein MATEVRVETESELERTLGLRAALAIGIGTMIGAGIFVFPGIAAGRAGLAATASFGIGAVIALLVALPASELATAMPKSGGGYYFVSRGFGTLPGCVVGISLWIGLVFASAFYLVGFGEYAAAIVGTGGGNVVVGVALLGAVVLTGVSVGGTERAGDLQNVIVTLLLGILAAFLTYGTLDSLGVIGATSPPERFAPHGAWPVLTTAALVFTSYLGFVQVATVAGDIRDPGRNLPIAMVGSVLVVGVLYVTMIYVSTAAFGSARLAELGETAPVEVARSYVGTPGAIAILVAGLLATVSSANASILSASRAIYALSNDALLPDEAGRLNRRYSTPHVAILLAGGPVIVLVLFGPVETLAEVASFLHLVMYGLICLTLIELRRSDPDWYDPVFRAPGYPVLPAIGALASFGLIAFMAPASQVVGLLVLATAAGWYLLYGREVSLRGVHG from the coding sequence ATGGCTACCGAGGTGCGCGTCGAGACGGAATCGGAGCTCGAACGGACCCTCGGACTGCGCGCGGCGCTCGCCATCGGCATCGGGACCATGATCGGGGCGGGGATCTTCGTCTTCCCGGGCATCGCCGCCGGCCGGGCCGGCCTCGCGGCGACCGCCTCCTTCGGGATCGGCGCGGTGATCGCCCTGCTCGTCGCGCTTCCGGCCTCCGAGCTCGCGACGGCGATGCCCAAGAGCGGCGGCGGCTACTACTTCGTCTCGCGGGGCTTCGGCACGCTTCCGGGCTGTGTCGTCGGGATCAGCCTCTGGATCGGTCTGGTGTTCGCCAGCGCCTTCTACCTCGTCGGCTTCGGCGAGTACGCCGCCGCGATCGTCGGGACCGGCGGCGGGAACGTGGTGGTCGGCGTCGCCCTCCTCGGGGCGGTCGTCCTCACCGGCGTGAGCGTCGGCGGCACCGAGCGTGCGGGGGACCTCCAGAACGTCATCGTCACCCTCTTGCTCGGTATTCTCGCGGCGTTTCTCACCTACGGCACCCTCGACTCGCTGGGCGTGATCGGGGCGACCAGCCCGCCGGAACGCTTCGCGCCCCACGGCGCCTGGCCCGTCCTGACCACCGCCGCGCTCGTCTTCACCTCCTATCTGGGGTTCGTCCAGGTCGCGACCGTCGCGGGCGACATCCGGGATCCCGGGCGGAACCTCCCGATCGCGATGGTCGGGAGCGTCCTCGTCGTCGGCGTCCTCTACGTGACGATGATCTACGTCTCGACGGCGGCCTTCGGCAGCGCCCGGCTCGCCGAGCTCGGTGAGACCGCCCCCGTCGAGGTCGCGCGCAGCTACGTCGGCACCCCCGGCGCGATCGCGATCCTCGTCGCCGGCCTGCTCGCGACGGTCTCCAGTGCGAACGCCTCGATCCTTTCCGCCTCGCGGGCGATCTACGCGCTGAGCAACGACGCGCTCCTCCCCGACGAGGCGGGCCGGCTCAACCGACGCTACAGCACCCCACACGTCGCGATCCTACTCGCGGGCGGGCCGGTGATCGTTCTCGTGCTGTTCGGCCCCGTCGAGACCCTCGCGGAGGTGGCCTCCTTCCTCCATCTGGTGATGTACGGGCTGATCTGCCTGACGCTGATCGAGCTCCGCCGGAGCGACCCCGACTGGTACGACCCGGTCTTCCGGGCGCCCGGCTACCCCGTCCTTCCGGCGATCGGCGCGCTCGCCAGCTTCGGGCTGATCGCCTTCATGGCGCCCGCCTCGCAGGTCGTCGGGCTCCTCGTGCTCGCGACGGCGGCGGGCTGGTACCTGCTCTACGGCCGCGAGGTCTCGCTCCGGGGTGTCCACGGATGA
- a CDS encoding DUF362 domain-containing protein — MPTDLVVPEETIREACGEVEFPRMGVIEQIWETDPIPTDEIEDRAAAAVEELPFDEVPEGGEVAIGAGSRGIANLPEIVCGVVRGVEESGYEPFVFPAMGSHGGATAEGQVDKLATLGVTEESVGCPIRATMEVVEVGRTPERDVPVYADANAVEAEAIVPVNRIKPHTDFGGDVESGLSKMLVIGMGKQRGAKTAHDWAVDWSLRNMLPEITEILLERLPVAGGVAILEDEHDDTDSLEAIPPSGFLKREAELLETAWERMPKLPFDAIDVLVVDQLGKDVSGQGMDTNVTGRRHFTINEPEPDSPEVKRIYVRGFTDRTKGNAMGMGQADFAHRDVFEGLEPSKTLINAITASTVRGVRLPPVVGSDRAGLTAALGTIGPVAGSEARVLRVTDTMRLQRCYASEALCEAAREREDLRVVKEAEELEFDAEGEFAAGAPE, encoded by the coding sequence ATGCCAACTGATCTCGTGGTACCCGAGGAGACCATCCGAGAGGCCTGCGGGGAGGTCGAGTTCCCGCGGATGGGAGTGATCGAACAGATCTGGGAGACCGACCCCATACCCACCGACGAAATCGAAGATCGAGCAGCAGCAGCGGTCGAAGAGCTCCCCTTCGACGAAGTCCCGGAGGGCGGCGAGGTGGCGATCGGCGCGGGCAGTCGAGGAATCGCGAACCTGCCCGAGATCGTTTGCGGCGTGGTCCGGGGCGTCGAGGAGTCGGGCTACGAGCCGTTCGTCTTCCCGGCGATGGGCTCTCATGGGGGTGCGACCGCGGAGGGACAGGTCGACAAGCTCGCCACCCTCGGCGTCACCGAGGAGTCGGTCGGCTGCCCGATCCGGGCGACGATGGAGGTCGTGGAGGTCGGACGCACGCCCGAGCGCGACGTACCCGTCTATGCCGACGCCAACGCCGTCGAGGCCGAGGCGATCGTCCCCGTGAACCGGATCAAACCCCACACGGACTTCGGCGGCGACGTCGAGAGCGGGCTCTCGAAGATGCTCGTCATCGGGATGGGCAAGCAGCGCGGCGCGAAGACCGCCCACGACTGGGCGGTCGACTGGAGCCTCCGGAACATGCTCCCCGAGATCACCGAGATTCTCTTAGAGCGACTGCCGGTCGCCGGCGGCGTCGCGATCCTCGAGGACGAGCACGACGACACCGACAGCCTCGAGGCCATCCCTCCCTCCGGGTTCCTCAAACGCGAGGCCGAACTCCTCGAGACCGCGTGGGAACGCATGCCCAAGCTTCCGTTCGACGCTATCGACGTCCTCGTCGTCGACCAGCTGGGCAAGGACGTCAGCGGGCAGGGGATGGACACCAACGTCACCGGCCGGCGCCATTTCACCATCAACGAGCCCGAGCCCGACTCGCCCGAGGTGAAGCGGATCTACGTGCGCGGCTTCACCGACCGGACGAAGGGTAACGCGATGGGGATGGGCCAGGCCGACTTCGCTCATCGGGACGTCTTCGAGGGGCTCGAACCCTCCAAGACCCTGATCAACGCGATCACCGCGAGCACCGTTCGCGGGGTGCGCCTCCCGCCGGTGGTCGGGAGCGATCGGGCGGGGCTGACGGCCGCCCTCGGCACCATCGGCCCCGTGGCGGGCTCCGAGGCGCGCGTCCTCCGAGTGACGGACACGATGCGCCTCCAGCGCTGTTACGCCTCCGAGGCGCTCTGTGAGGCCGCCCGCGAACGGGAGGACCTCCGGGTCGTCAAGGAGGCGGAGGAGCTCGAATTCGACGCCGAAGGGGAGTTCGCGGCCGGCGCCCCGGAGTAG
- a CDS encoding lycopene cyclase domain-containing protein, giving the protein MRFDITVLGRYTYLATIVFWGAIAGLLLRRAGALGRAAKTIAVLYPVAYFWDWYTLEVGVFDIVERTGYEVAGIPIEEHCFIVVVPSLVLGFHETLHDVSEPDTDSS; this is encoded by the coding sequence ATGCGGTTCGACATCACCGTCCTCGGACGCTACACGTATCTCGCCACGATCGTCTTCTGGGGCGCGATCGCCGGGCTGTTGCTCCGCCGGGCGGGCGCGCTCGGACGCGCCGCGAAGACGATCGCGGTGCTCTATCCGGTCGCGTACTTCTGGGACTGGTACACCCTCGAGGTCGGCGTCTTCGACATCGTCGAGCGGACGGGCTACGAGGTCGCGGGCATCCCCATCGAGGAACACTGCTTCATCGTCGTCGTCCCCTCGCTCGTGCTCGGATTTCACGAGACGCTTCACGACGTCTCGGAACCCGACACCGACTCGTCGTGA